A region of Acidithiobacillus ferridurans DNA encodes the following proteins:
- a CDS encoding putative quorum-sensing-regulated virulence factor, with protein MRALIFDTETTGRVEPELIEAAWLAVSDLRTLEVEEQFVQRYRPAKPIEMGALAVHHILEEDLLESPPASSFRLPEDTGYLVGHSIDYDWGVIGKPDVKRICTYAMTRKLWPEVDSHSQSALMYHFSKDKRKTRDNLKNAHSALADVKFCRILLNKVILSVRPNSWEDLWEFSERARIPETMPFGKHKGVKIADLPDDYRRWALNNLTDMDIYLRKALEA; from the coding sequence ATGCGCGCATTGATTTTTGATACAGAAACGACGGGTCGGGTGGAGCCTGAGCTGATCGAGGCCGCCTGGCTGGCGGTAAGCGATCTGCGGACGCTGGAGGTCGAGGAGCAGTTCGTGCAGCGTTATCGGCCGGCCAAGCCCATCGAGATGGGAGCCTTGGCGGTGCACCATATTCTTGAGGAGGACCTCCTCGAGAGCCCGCCCGCCAGCAGTTTTCGCCTGCCCGAGGACACCGGGTACCTGGTCGGTCACAGTATAGATTACGACTGGGGTGTGATCGGCAAGCCCGACGTTAAACGCATCTGCACCTATGCCATGACCCGCAAACTCTGGCCCGAGGTGGACAGCCATTCCCAGTCGGCATTGATGTACCACTTCAGCAAGGATAAGAGAAAGACCCGGGACAACCTCAAAAATGCCCACTCGGCACTGGCCGACGTGAAGTTCTGCCGGATTCTGCTGAACAAGGTCATCCTCTCGGTACGGCCCAATTCCTGGGAAGATTTATGGGAGTTCAGCGAGCGCGCCAGGATTCCCGAAACCATGCCCTTCGGCAAGCACAAGGGTGTGAAGATAGCCGACCTGCCCGATGATTACCGGCGCTGGGCTCTGAACAACCTTACCGATATGGATATCTACCTGCGCAAGGCGCTGGAAGCCTGA
- a CDS encoding Smr/MutS family protein, translating into MTTPEPNTHPVQAPIDGVLDLHSFRPQEVPDLIREYLHACRTRHITKIRIIHGKGKGVLRETVHAILRREPVVRGFHLANDRSSWGATLVDIYPLNVPLPPRRPPEAKAHRPRRVPGWYRLLHRIFVRH; encoded by the coding sequence GTGACAACCCCCGAGCCGAATACGCATCCCGTACAGGCACCCATCGACGGAGTCCTCGACCTGCATTCCTTTCGCCCCCAGGAAGTGCCCGACCTGATCCGCGAATATCTTCATGCCTGTCGGACCAGGCATATCACGAAAATCCGTATCATCCACGGTAAAGGCAAAGGCGTGCTGCGCGAAACGGTACATGCCATTCTCCGGCGCGAGCCGGTGGTCCGGGGTTTTCATCTCGCCAACGATCGCAGCAGTTGGGGCGCAACACTGGTGGATATCTATCCACTGAATGTCCCCCTGCCCCCGCGCCGTCCCCCGGAGGCAAAAGCACACCGGCCAAGGAGGGTGCCGGGCTGGTACCGGCTGTTACACCGCATTTTCGTCAGGCATTGA
- a CDS encoding glycosyltransferase, whose product MKDAVLRARHSLMPTDRPSTGPTLRASKGRFRLLQVLGGDGRGGADQVALALADGLHEQGFAVAFFVPEGFVRHQRERLRGRAVTVAQSFSPFSVATLGALRRAAQGTDLVLTHDSPARHLTLTAKALGDLQAPLWFMRHCIVRPPALPWAPWQRLWVAHQLAASEVIAESLVASGYPAQRVTRLYAGRDLSSFFTADSPTIGVLRGRLGLDLHPAPFCIGMVARFDRWSGWHPEVAHPKGFDVLFAALSRLDFPYRVLLLGPPHPEDHEALRAMAQIHGARPDWLIFLGFQNDISAYYGLMDVNVLPSRREGLGLALVEGLAAGVPVLGSGSGGIREVIRDGHNGFFFPEGDAVALAGLLIRLAQDPELRRRLGEEGRRQLQEAAFDEGHLVDGFMDCLAREHPVSVQGERMP is encoded by the coding sequence ATGAAAGACGCTGTCCTGCGGGCTAGGCACTCCTTGATGCCCACAGATCGTCCTTCGACCGGGCCGACGCTGCGGGCCAGTAAGGGGCGGTTTCGGCTTCTGCAGGTCTTGGGCGGCGATGGCCGTGGCGGGGCGGACCAGGTTGCCCTGGCGTTGGCCGATGGCCTGCACGAGCAGGGTTTTGCGGTGGCGTTCTTCGTGCCTGAGGGCTTCGTGCGCCATCAGCGGGAGCGCCTGCGCGGGCGGGCGGTCACCGTTGCCCAGTCATTTTCCCCCTTCAGCGTAGCGACCCTGGGGGCCCTGCGCCGGGCGGCGCAAGGGACTGATCTGGTGCTTACCCATGATTCCCCGGCCCGGCATCTGACCCTGACGGCCAAGGCCCTGGGTGACCTGCAAGCCCCTTTGTGGTTCATGCGTCATTGCATCGTGCGCCCGCCGGCCCTGCCCTGGGCGCCTTGGCAGCGGCTCTGGGTGGCGCATCAACTGGCCGCCAGCGAAGTGATCGCCGAGAGTCTCGTCGCCAGTGGCTATCCTGCCCAGCGGGTCACCCGTCTTTATGCGGGCCGCGATCTCTCGTCTTTTTTCACGGCAGACTCTCCGACCATCGGCGTGCTGCGGGGCCGTCTCGGCCTTGATCTCCATCCGGCGCCTTTTTGCATCGGCATGGTGGCCCGTTTCGATCGCTGGTCGGGCTGGCATCCCGAGGTGGCGCATCCCAAAGGCTTTGATGTGCTTTTCGCAGCCCTGTCGCGGCTGGATTTTCCCTATCGCGTCCTGCTGCTGGGTCCGCCTCATCCAGAAGACCACGAAGCCCTGCGCGCCATGGCCCAGATCCACGGCGCGCGTCCCGACTGGCTGATTTTTCTCGGCTTTCAGAATGACATCTCGGCCTATTATGGGCTGATGGATGTGAATGTCCTACCCTCGCGGCGCGAGGGGCTGGGTCTGGCGCTGGTGGAAGGACTGGCCGCCGGGGTGCCGGTGTTGGGTAGTGGCAGCGGCGGTATTCGCGAAGTGATCCGGGATGGGCACAATGGTTTTTTCTTTCCGGAGGGTGACGCTGTCGCCCTGGCAGGTCTGTTGATCCGGCTGGCGCAGGATCCGGAGTTGCGGCGGCGCCTGGGTGAGGAGGGCAGACGACAACTGCAGGAGGCCGCCTTTGATGAAGGCCACCTCGTGGATGGTTTTATGGACTGTTTGGCACGGGAGCATCCGGTCTCTGTGCAAGGCGAGAGGATGCCGTAA
- the tnpB gene encoding IS66 family insertion sequence element accessory protein TnpB (TnpB, as the term is used for proteins encoded by IS66 family insertion elements, is considered an accessory protein, since TnpC, encoded by a neighboring gene, is a DDE family transposase.) has protein sequence MWLNSSSRIWLAAAPVDMRLGFDGLAAKVQGVLAADPFCGHAFVFRNRRGDRLKLLLWDGLGFWLVYRRLDQGRLHWPRADAGAIELSAAQWAMLVEGRPWTPLPSLEKCTPTLL, from the coding sequence ATGTGGCTAAATTCGAGCAGCCGGATCTGGCTCGCGGCAGCGCCCGTAGATATGCGGTTAGGCTTTGATGGCCTGGCGGCCAAGGTACAGGGGGTATTGGCTGCCGATCCTTTTTGCGGTCATGCTTTTGTCTTTCGCAACCGCCGAGGGGATCGTCTGAAATTGTTACTGTGGGATGGACTGGGCTTCTGGCTGGTGTATCGCCGTCTGGATCAGGGACGACTCCATTGGCCCCGCGCCGATGCCGGTGCCATAGAACTCTCCGCTGCGCAGTGGGCGATGCTGGTAGAGGGGCGCCCGTGGACGCCGTTACCGAGCCTGGAAAAATGCACACCAACACTGCTGTAA
- the tnpA gene encoding IS66 family insertion sequence element accessory protein TnpA, whose product MKKEEKVAYWRQQVEGFQASGQSVKNYCAQAGIAVATLHYWRKRFADSVQTPLLSAVPEGFLPVTLAAPVRTPVSPVEIHLLSGRSLKLAAPVDTSWLQTLVQILERPCG is encoded by the coding sequence ATGAAGAAAGAAGAGAAAGTCGCTTATTGGCGGCAGCAGGTAGAGGGATTTCAGGCGAGCGGACAGTCGGTCAAGAATTATTGTGCGCAGGCGGGGATCGCCGTAGCCACGCTGCATTACTGGCGCAAACGCTTTGCCGATTCTGTACAAACGCCGTTGCTGTCCGCCGTGCCCGAAGGGTTTTTGCCGGTAACTCTGGCCGCGCCGGTCAGGACGCCTGTTTCACCGGTGGAAATTCACCTGTTATCCGGTCGTAGCCTGAAGCTTGCGGCGCCGGTAGATACCAGCTGGCTCCAGACCTTGGTGCAGATTCTGGAAAGACCATGTGGCTAA
- the mutS gene encoding DNA mismatch repair protein MutS: protein MEQRSTPAPPLAERERGAGPVNDPGALRHTPMMRQYFELKEQCPDALLFYRMGDFYELFFDDAEKAAPLLGITLTSRGQSAGRAIPMAGVPVQSVDGYLAKLVRLGERVAIGEQIGDPATAKGPVERAIVRIITPGTIIDGALLDGGQEPLLLALCPEGTHCGMAWLDAAGGRLMVREVADTAVADMLARRPAAEIIAPEDTSVPPGIDPKNLQFLEKTGFQTRRCDAVLERYFGERLVGFGCNDWPLALRAAAALLNYAETRLRSSLSQIQRIHPERAEEELHLDATALRALEVVESMHGNGPTLLALLQKTQTTMGARLLRRWLLRPLRQGPVVAARQEVVAALTPGSGPVAIQKALHGIADAERILTRIALNNASPRDLAQLRSTLQALPGLRLVLQETGHPALDVFHERIALFVSLRILLEKALVDTPPMTQRDGGYIRAGHDAELDRLQQLSRNLQEVLRDLEQQERQRTGIAQLKIQFNRVHGFYIEIARSYQGPIPDDYRRRQTTKNAERYINDALKAIEDQALSAESLALSRERLLFTQLLETLSPEVPALQDAMAAVAELDALSTLAERAVTLHWSAPHFVAEPVLHIHDGRHPVVEAQIGSNFVPNDLDFDEERRMLLITGPNMGGKSTYMRQTALIVLLAHIGSWVPAREAIIGPIDQIFTRIGAADDLAGGRSTFMVEMSETARILHLATAQSLVILDEIGRGTATHDGLSIAWATAEALAERGARTLFATHYFELTELDMPGLRNAHLDALTQGDQVVFLHRVESGPAAQSYGLAVARLAGVPDPVVQRARQRLRQLEESSRPSLSQPAPAQLSLFQAAPHPAVHRLSQVEPDQLSPRQALDLIYALKELARQDGL, encoded by the coding sequence ATGGAACAGCGCAGCACACCCGCCCCGCCGCTTGCGGAGCGGGAACGGGGCGCCGGCCCGGTGAATGATCCCGGCGCCCTTCGGCACACCCCCATGATGCGCCAGTACTTCGAGCTCAAGGAACAGTGCCCGGATGCCCTGCTGTTCTACCGCATGGGGGATTTCTACGAACTATTTTTTGACGACGCCGAAAAGGCCGCCCCGCTCCTCGGCATCACTCTCACCAGCCGCGGGCAGAGCGCGGGACGGGCCATCCCCATGGCCGGGGTACCCGTCCAGAGCGTAGATGGCTATCTCGCCAAACTGGTGCGTCTGGGCGAACGAGTGGCCATCGGTGAGCAGATCGGCGACCCCGCTACTGCCAAGGGTCCGGTGGAACGCGCCATAGTGCGGATCATCACCCCCGGCACCATCATTGACGGTGCCCTGCTGGATGGCGGACAGGAGCCCCTGCTGCTCGCCCTGTGTCCGGAAGGCACACATTGCGGCATGGCCTGGCTGGACGCCGCCGGCGGCCGCCTCATGGTGCGTGAAGTGGCCGACACGGCTGTCGCGGATATGCTCGCGCGCCGCCCTGCCGCCGAAATCATCGCCCCGGAAGATACGTCGGTCCCCCCTGGAATCGACCCGAAAAACTTGCAATTTCTGGAGAAAACCGGCTTTCAGACGCGACGCTGCGATGCAGTACTTGAACGCTATTTCGGAGAACGGCTGGTGGGTTTCGGGTGTAATGACTGGCCCCTCGCCCTGCGCGCTGCCGCCGCACTCCTGAACTATGCCGAGACTCGGTTGCGCAGCAGTCTGAGCCAAATCCAGCGGATTCATCCGGAGCGCGCCGAGGAGGAGCTCCATCTCGACGCAACCGCTTTACGGGCGCTGGAGGTGGTGGAAAGCATGCATGGGAATGGCCCTACGCTGCTCGCCTTGCTGCAAAAAACCCAGACCACCATGGGTGCGCGCCTGCTCCGCCGCTGGCTCTTGCGGCCGCTGCGGCAAGGACCCGTGGTGGCGGCCCGCCAGGAAGTCGTCGCCGCACTCACCCCAGGCAGCGGACCGGTTGCCATTCAGAAAGCCTTGCACGGTATCGCGGACGCCGAACGCATTCTCACCCGCATAGCCCTGAACAACGCCAGCCCCCGCGATCTCGCCCAGCTCCGCAGCACCCTCCAGGCACTCCCCGGACTGCGGCTCGTCCTCCAGGAAACAGGGCATCCCGCCCTGGACGTCTTTCATGAGCGCATAGCGCTTTTCGTCAGCCTCCGCATCCTGCTGGAAAAGGCCCTGGTGGACACTCCACCCATGACCCAGCGGGATGGAGGCTACATCCGTGCCGGCCACGATGCGGAGCTGGATCGCCTGCAGCAACTCAGCCGGAATCTGCAGGAGGTGCTGCGTGACCTGGAGCAGCAGGAGCGCCAGCGCACCGGCATCGCTCAGCTCAAAATCCAGTTCAACCGGGTACATGGTTTTTATATCGAAATCGCCCGCAGTTACCAGGGCCCCATTCCCGACGACTATCGCCGCCGCCAGACCACCAAGAACGCCGAACGTTACATCAATGATGCATTGAAAGCGATTGAAGACCAGGCCCTCTCGGCGGAAAGTCTGGCCCTGAGCCGGGAACGTCTGCTCTTCACGCAACTGCTGGAAACCCTATCACCCGAGGTGCCGGCCTTACAGGACGCCATGGCCGCAGTCGCCGAACTGGACGCGCTCAGCACACTGGCCGAGCGCGCCGTCACCCTGCACTGGAGCGCCCCGCATTTCGTCGCGGAACCGGTGTTACACATCCATGACGGCCGTCATCCGGTCGTCGAAGCTCAGATTGGCAGCAATTTTGTCCCGAACGATCTCGATTTTGACGAAGAACGGCGTATGTTGCTCATTACCGGTCCCAATATGGGCGGCAAATCCACCTACATGCGGCAAACGGCGCTCATCGTCCTGCTCGCCCACATCGGCAGTTGGGTGCCTGCCCGCGAAGCGATCATCGGCCCCATCGACCAGATTTTCACCCGTATCGGCGCCGCCGACGATCTCGCCGGAGGTCGTTCCACCTTCATGGTGGAAATGAGCGAAACGGCGCGTATCCTCCATCTCGCCACGGCACAAAGCTTGGTGATTCTGGATGAAATCGGTCGGGGTACGGCCACCCACGACGGCCTGTCCATCGCCTGGGCCACAGCGGAAGCCCTGGCGGAACGGGGCGCCCGCACACTTTTTGCCACTCACTATTTTGAATTGACGGAGCTGGATATGCCCGGTTTGCGCAATGCCCATCTCGACGCTCTGACACAAGGCGATCAGGTCGTGTTTCTACATCGGGTAGAGAGTGGTCCAGCCGCGCAGAGTTATGGACTGGCGGTCGCCCGGCTTGCCGGGGTTCCTGACCCGGTTGTGCAGCGCGCCCGCCAACGCCTCCGTCAACTGGAAGAAAGTTCCAGGCCGTCGCTCAGCCAACCGGCGCCCGCCCAACTCTCCCTCTTCCAGGCCGCTCCCCATCCGGCGGTACACCGATTGAGCCAGGTGGAACCGGACCAACTCAGCCCCAGACAGGCCCTAGACCTGATTTACGCACTCAAAGAACTGGCGAGGCAAGACGGGTTATGA
- a CDS encoding EcsC family protein, with the protein MTLKDITGKALDAAKNASTIYSDNENKIDGAISLIKNFATAASGQHLRATNKDLKYRLPAKIKTKIKKEEIDEIINAKSILDGSPFIVKITNVIGKPIESGINILPKNVQEKIAKATNASLNKALEVALRTLDSEQKKSRKGLHMMAAAATGAIGGAFGVMAIAVELPISTTIMLRSIADIARENGENIKQDDVMLECLSVFSFGAGKSSENLGDSSYYAIRASLASLITEAASYLSSKNVTEIASSNIPALINLVTKITVRFNVQVSEMAMAQLIPIIGAAGGATINTLFIDHYQDMATGHFTIKRLERKYGEEEVKMVFNNLEFID; encoded by the coding sequence ATGACATTGAAAGATATCACTGGCAAAGCGTTAGATGCAGCAAAAAACGCTTCTACAATATATTCTGATAATGAGAATAAAATAGATGGGGCTATAAGTCTTATTAAAAACTTTGCAACGGCGGCGTCTGGGCAACATTTAAGAGCAACCAATAAGGATTTAAAATACAGGCTGCCAGCCAAAATTAAAACAAAAATAAAAAAAGAAGAAATTGATGAGATAATAAATGCTAAAAGTATTTTAGATGGTTCACCATTTATAGTTAAAATAACTAATGTGATTGGGAAGCCGATAGAATCAGGCATCAACATCTTGCCTAAAAATGTACAGGAAAAAATAGCAAAAGCTACGAATGCATCATTAAATAAAGCGCTTGAAGTTGCTCTTAGGACTCTGGATTCCGAACAAAAAAAATCAAGAAAAGGATTACATATGATGGCTGCAGCAGCTACTGGAGCTATTGGCGGAGCGTTTGGCGTAATGGCTATAGCAGTAGAGTTACCAATATCAACAACCATAATGTTAAGATCTATTGCGGATATAGCAAGAGAGAATGGGGAAAACATAAAACAAGATGATGTAATGCTTGAATGCTTATCAGTTTTTTCTTTTGGCGCTGGAAAGTCCTCTGAAAACCTTGGTGATTCATCTTATTATGCAATAAGAGCTTCACTAGCCAGTTTGATAACTGAAGCGGCATCATATCTTTCTTCAAAAAATGTAACAGAGATTGCTTCTAGCAATATTCCGGCTCTGATAAATCTTGTAACTAAGATAACTGTTAGATTTAATGTGCAGGTTTCTGAAATGGCTATGGCACAGCTAATTCCAATTATTGGTGCTGCTGGTGGTGCAACTATAAACACGCTATTTATAGACCATTATCAAGATATGGCTACTGGCCATTTTACAATCAAACGATTGGAGCGAAAATATGGTGAGGAAGAGGTAAAAATGGTCTTTAACAATCTAGAATTTATAGATTAA
- a CDS encoding class II aldolase/adducin family protein — translation MTQEGVIKFQLDWQAGPVIACALRATLSHWRDVLHAHGLIGADPARYGGIGFGNVSCRCRSGFLITATQTAHLRALAPEHFCQVTHWDIVHNRICAEGPQPPSSEALSHAACYDAHPDICWVFHIHHPQLWRQAAALGLAATPPDAEYGTPAMALAVSDLAGKTHLPLLIRMAGHEDGLIAAGHSGWETGTLLLNKVAEAQASSALRR, via the coding sequence ATGACTCAGGAAGGCGTGATCAAATTTCAACTGGACTGGCAGGCGGGGCCGGTCATCGCCTGCGCACTCCGGGCCACCCTCAGCCATTGGCGCGATGTCCTGCACGCCCATGGACTGATCGGCGCAGACCCCGCCCGTTACGGCGGTATCGGTTTTGGCAACGTGAGCTGTCGTTGCCGCAGCGGCTTTCTGATCACCGCCACCCAGACTGCTCACCTCAGGGCGCTGGCGCCGGAACATTTCTGTCAGGTCACCCACTGGGACATCGTCCATAACCGAATCTGTGCCGAAGGACCACAGCCGCCCTCCTCGGAGGCCCTCAGCCATGCCGCCTGTTATGACGCCCATCCTGATATTTGCTGGGTTTTTCATATCCACCATCCGCAGCTCTGGCGACAGGCGGCAGCTCTGGGATTGGCGGCCACTCCCCCGGATGCGGAATACGGCACCCCCGCCATGGCCCTGGCCGTATCCGATCTTGCCGGAAAGACACACTTACCGCTGCTCATCCGGATGGCCGGCCACGAAGACGGGCTCATCGCCGCCGGTCACAGCGGCTGGGAAACCGGCACCCTGCTGTTGAACAAGGTTGCCGAAGCTCAGGCTTCCAGCGCCTTGCGCAGGTAG
- a CDS encoding YdcH family protein, translating to MQTEHQDLKKEFPQLAAHMDVLQQSNVHFAKALDEFNALTAEIEHIERNDATAGESVLEQMKKRRLALKDEIYRMASA from the coding sequence ATGCAAACGGAACACCAGGATCTGAAAAAGGAATTTCCCCAACTCGCGGCCCACATGGATGTCCTGCAACAAAGTAATGTGCACTTTGCCAAGGCCCTTGACGAGTTCAACGCCCTCACCGCGGAAATCGAACATATCGAGCGCAACGATGCTACCGCCGGCGAGAGCGTGCTGGAACAAATGAAAAAACGCCGCCTCGCCCTCAAGGACGAGATCTATCGGATGGCATCGGCCTGA
- a CDS encoding Bax inhibitor-1/YccA family protein, whose product MNQDQNPYQFPDSMNPPGSGSGTAIGTLMGKTYALLAATLVVSTIASIYGMHSPFAYEHPFILMIGSFALLFAVQYTGAHRSPFAVPLVFLFAGGMGMMMGPAIEMYLRMPGGASIIAEALGTTAAMFVGLSAYAVTTRRDFSNIGGFLITGLVLAIVVSLLNIFLLHIPALQLAIAGVLVLVFSGLILFDTQRMIRGGIQEPVLLVVGLYLDIINLFMALLEIFGGNRN is encoded by the coding sequence ATGAATCAGGACCAGAACCCTTACCAATTTCCGGACAGCATGAATCCGCCCGGGTCGGGCAGCGGCACAGCCATCGGCACGCTGATGGGTAAGACCTATGCACTGCTTGCGGCCACGCTTGTCGTTTCAACCATAGCGTCCATTTACGGCATGCATTCGCCGTTTGCCTATGAACATCCCTTCATCCTGATGATCGGTTCCTTTGCCCTGCTCTTTGCGGTGCAGTACACCGGCGCGCATCGCAGCCCCTTCGCCGTCCCCCTGGTCTTTCTGTTTGCGGGTGGCATGGGCATGATGATGGGTCCCGCCATCGAGATGTATCTGCGGATGCCGGGCGGCGCCTCCATCATCGCCGAAGCCCTGGGTACTACCGCAGCCATGTTTGTCGGACTTTCCGCCTATGCAGTCACCACACGACGGGATTTCAGCAACATCGGCGGTTTCCTGATCACCGGTCTGGTGCTGGCCATCGTGGTCTCTCTGCTGAACATCTTCTTACTGCACATCCCCGCGTTGCAACTCGCCATTGCGGGCGTCCTGGTGCTGGTCTTCAGCGGCCTGATCCTTTTTGACACCCAGCGGATGATTCGCGGCGGCATTCAGGAGCCAGTCCTGCTGGTCGTCGGTCTCTATCTGGATATCATCAACCTCTTCATGGCGCTGCTCGAAATTTTCGGCGGCAACCGCAATTGA